The genomic interval CAGCAATATTATAAACTTGATTGATGGCTGAATCTGGTGCAAATGCAGCTCTTATGTTAGCCTGAACAGCATTTTCGACGAAAGTAAAATCCCTGGTTTGCTCTCCATCGCCAAAAATAACAGGAGATGTGTTTTGAGAAATCGCTTGAATAAACAGTGGAATTACTGCGGCATAGGCTCCTTTTGGGCTTTGTCTGGGCCCAAATACATTAAAATAGCGCAACCCAATCACAGGTAGTTGATAGGTACGGGCAAAAACATCTGCATACAATTCATTCACAAGTTTGGTAACAGCATAGGGAGAGAGAGGTTTGCCAATGCGATCTTCTACTTTAGGCAATTCTTTGCTATCTCCATAGACAGAGGAAGAGGCTGCATATACGAAGCGTTTTACTTTATTATCACGAGCTGCGATGAGCATATTCAGAAAGCCATCAATATTTACAGCATTAGTAGGAACAGGATCTTTAATGCTACGAGGTACAGAACCAAGTGCAGCCTGATGTAACACAATATCTACTCCTTTACAAGCTTCCTGACAAATCTGTATATCCCGGATGTCCCCTGATAGATATTCAAATGCGGTATTATTATTGAAAATTTCTATGTTTGAGTCAAATCCGGTTGATAAATCATCCAGGATTCTTACTTTTCCAGCATTGTACTTTAACAGATATTCTGCCAGATTAGAGCCAATAAACCCAGCCCCACCGGTAATTAAAAAACTATATTTACTTAAGTCTTCCTTATGAAAAGGGGTTTCGTACATGTGAATATGGATGATAGCTGGTTTTACAACCGGAGAATGTGTAGAAAAGGAATTCGCTAATTATATTGCTCTTTGTAATAATGCTGATATGCACCCGAAGTTACGTTTTCCAGCCATTCATTGTTAGTGAGATACCAGTCTACGGTTTTTTCCAGACCTTCCTCAAATTGCAAAGAAGGTTTCCATCCTAACTCATTCATAATTTTGGAAGCATCAATGGCATAACGTAGATCATGGCCAGCTCTGTCGGTAACAAAAGTAATCAATCGTGCAGAAGTGCCTTCCGGACGATTCAGTTTCTTATCCATAATACGGCAGAGCAAATGAACAATATCTATATTCCTCCATTCATTAAACCCTCCAATATTATAAGTTTCACCAACTTTTCCTCCGTGAAAAACAGTATCAATTGCCCGGGCGTGGTCTACCACATACAACCAGTCACGCACATTTTCACCTTTTCCATATACAGGCAAGGACTTATTATTCTTTATATTATTGATACATAAAGGCAGCAATTTCTCAGGAAACTGATTAGGGCCATAATTATTAGAGCAGTTAGTAATAACTACTGGCAATTTATATGTATTATGATAAGCTCTCACTAAATGATCAGACCCAGCTTTTGAAGCCGAATAAGGAGATTGTGGATCATATGGCGTAGTTTCTATGAAAAAATCTTCCGGGTTATGCAGAGAGCCATATACCTCATCGGTAGAAACATG from Rhodocytophaga rosea carries:
- a CDS encoding SDR family oxidoreductase → MYETPFHKEDLSKYSFLITGGAGFIGSNLAEYLLKYNAGKVRILDDLSTGFDSNIEIFNNNTAFEYLSGDIRDIQICQEACKGVDIVLHQAALGSVPRSIKDPVPTNAVNIDGFLNMLIAARDNKVKRFVYAASSSVYGDSKELPKVEDRIGKPLSPYAVTKLVNELYADVFARTYQLPVIGLRYFNVFGPRQSPKGAYAAVIPLFIQAISQNTSPVIFGDGEQTRDFTFVENAVQANIRAAFAPDSAINQVYNIAVGESTSLNQLFYSLAAITGSTLKPTYVAERSGDIRNSLADISKANTLLNYQPAVKIKQGLQITWDWFMNHK
- the rfbB gene encoding dTDP-glucose 4,6-dehydratase; translation: MKKILITGGAGFIGSHVVRVFVNRYSDYSIYNLDKLTYAGNLANLSDVEEMPNYTFIKGDIVDAEFIHKLFQIHAFDAVIHLAAESHVDRSISDPMAFIYTNVVGTANLLNAARMLWKNSSGDHLFYHVSTDEVYGSLHNPEDFFIETTPYDPQSPYSASKAGSDHLVRAYHNTYKLPVVITNCSNNYGPNQFPEKLLPLCINNIKNNKSLPVYGKGENVRDWLYVVDHARAIDTVFHGGKVGETYNIGGFNEWRNIDIVHLLCRIMDKKLNRPEGTSARLITFVTDRAGHDLRYAIDASKIMNELGWKPSLQFEEGLEKTVDWYLTNNEWLENVTSGAYQHYYKEQYN